Proteins from one Flammeovirgaceae bacterium genomic window:
- the nuoL gene encoding NADH-quinone oxidoreductase subunit L, whose protein sequence is MTNGLLWLIPGLPFAGTVILALTGTRLTRGMVPVIGAGSVGISALVTLVVGLDFLTTSTQSYQQVVWNWIEAFGFGVNISFHLDALSLAFIFIITFVGFLIHLYSAEFMVDDEGYARFFTYLNLFVGFMLVLVLADNLLLLYLGWEGVGLCSYLLIGFWYQEEKNGYAARKAFLITRVGDTALVIGLFILFKTFGTLNIAHIQEQAPQFFALGSTEVTLVALLLLGGAVGKSAQLPLQTWLPDAMAGPSPVSALIHAATMVTAGVYIIARTHVLFELAPMAQFTVGIIGALTLLMAGFSALAQYDLKRVLAYSTISQIGYMFLALGVGAWSSAIFHFMVHAFFKALLFLGAGAVIMSVHHEHDMFKMGGLKNKLPLVYWTFLIGAASLAALPLVTAGFYSKDQILWLSWAGEKGNNWLFLAALTGALITAIYTFRMVFLTFFGEGKSEVTHPPGWRINISLVVLAVLSTVAGFVELPHTMGHVQGVTDFLSPVLPVASVRPGAESLEWAVQLAAALLSVGGLLMAYILYVKRPSLHLKIRNAMPRLHDFWFNGWRFDGLYDLMVVRPFTYLANINVNDPFNWPYNGLVKTANFLHRIFSFTQSGILRWYLIGVVVGAILILTLGIWL, encoded by the coding sequence ATGACAAATGGTTTGCTTTGGTTGATCCCCGGCCTGCCTTTTGCCGGGACAGTGATACTGGCCCTGACAGGGACAAGGCTGACGCGCGGGATGGTGCCGGTGATTGGCGCAGGAAGCGTAGGCATATCGGCATTGGTTACTCTTGTGGTTGGATTGGATTTCCTTACCACATCAACGCAATCCTATCAACAAGTGGTGTGGAATTGGATAGAGGCTTTTGGCTTTGGCGTAAACATTTCATTTCACCTGGATGCACTATCGCTGGCCTTTATTTTTATCATCACCTTTGTGGGGTTCCTCATCCATTTGTATTCGGCCGAATTTATGGTTGACGATGAGGGGTATGCCCGGTTTTTTACTTACCTCAATTTGTTTGTCGGGTTTATGTTGGTATTGGTGTTGGCCGACAACTTGTTGTTGCTGTATTTAGGCTGGGAGGGCGTAGGCTTGTGCAGCTACCTGCTCATAGGGTTTTGGTACCAGGAGGAAAAGAACGGGTATGCCGCCCGCAAGGCATTCCTCATTACCCGTGTGGGGGACACGGCCCTGGTCATTGGCCTGTTCATCCTTTTCAAAACTTTTGGCACGCTCAACATTGCCCACATACAGGAACAGGCACCCCAGTTTTTTGCCCTGGGGTCCACAGAGGTTACGTTGGTTGCGTTGCTGCTGCTAGGGGGCGCAGTGGGCAAATCGGCACAGTTGCCGCTGCAAACCTGGCTGCCAGATGCCATGGCCGGGCCCTCCCCGGTGAGCGCCCTCATCCACGCAGCCACTATGGTCACTGCCGGGGTGTACATCATCGCACGTACCCACGTCCTTTTTGAATTGGCGCCTATGGCCCAATTCACGGTAGGCATTATCGGGGCATTGACCTTGTTGATGGCGGGGTTCAGTGCCCTGGCCCAATATGACCTCAAGCGTGTGTTGGCCTATTCCACCATCAGCCAAATTGGCTATATGTTTTTGGCCCTGGGCGTAGGGGCATGGTCTTCTGCGATATTCCATTTTATGGTGCACGCCTTTTTCAAAGCCCTGCTTTTTCTTGGCGCTGGGGCGGTCATCATGTCCGTGCATCATGAACACGACATGTTCAAAATGGGCGGGCTGAAAAACAAACTTCCTTTGGTTTACTGGACTTTCCTGATTGGCGCTGCCTCGCTGGCCGCCTTGCCTTTGGTAACGGCCGGCTTTTATAGCAAGGACCAGATCCTTTGGTTGTCCTGGGCAGGTGAAAAGGGGAACAATTGGCTTTTCCTGGCCGCCTTGACCGGGGCGTTAATAACGGCCATATATACCTTTAGGATGGTCTTTTTGACCTTTTTTGGGGAAGGAAAATCCGAGGTTACGCACCCCCCGGGATGGCGCATCAATATTTCATTGGTAGTGCTGGCCGTTCTTTCCACCGTTGCCGGCTTCGTTGAATTGCCCCACACCATGGGGCATGTGCAAGGGGTCACTGATTTCCTTAGCCCCGTTTTGCCTGTGGCCTCGGTACGGCCAGGGGCCGAAAGTTTGGAATGGGCGGTGCAACTGGCGGCAGCCCTGCTCTCCGTGGGCGGTTTGCTGATGGCCTATATCCTTTATGTGAAGCGTCCATCACTCCATCTTAAAATCAGGAATGCCATGCCACGGCTGCATGACTTCTGGTTTAACGGATGGCGGTTTGATGGTTTGTACGATCTCATGGTGGTCAGGCCATTTACCTATTTGGCCAATATCAACGTAAACGATCCTTTTAATTGGCCCTATAATGGGTTGGTGAAAACGGCAAATTTCTTACATCGCATCTTTTCCTTCACCCAAAGTGGCATCCTGAGGTGGTACTTGATAGGGGTGGTGGTGGGGGCAATATTGATTTTAACACTGGGGATTTGGCTATGA
- the nuoK gene encoding NADH-quinone oxidoreductase subunit NuoK — MNMIPAGHGLILASVLFALGLISLLIRRNIIFMLISVEIMLNAAGIAFIVAGSRWAQPDGQVMFIFILTMAAAEVSVGLALILQIYHQLKTLDSDAASKMKT, encoded by the coding sequence ATGAACATGATACCTGCAGGACATGGGTTGATACTGGCCTCGGTGCTTTTCGCCCTGGGGCTCATTAGCTTGCTGATAAGGCGGAACATTATTTTTATGTTGATTTCGGTAGAGATCATGCTGAACGCGGCCGGCATTGCCTTCATTGTGGCGGGTTCCAGGTGGGCACAGCCCGATGGACAGGTGATGTTCATATTTATTTTAACGATGGCGGCCGCAGAGGTCTCTGTAGGCCTCGCGTTGATCTTGCAGATATACCATCAGTTGAAAACACTGGACAGTGATGCGGCCAGTAAAATGAAAACGTAG
- the nuoJ gene encoding NADH-quinone oxidoreductase subunit J: MVVIFYMAATIAVIATLLVITRHNLVHALLYLVVSFLAVAIVFYVLGAPFIALLEIIIYAGAIVVLLIFVIMMLNLRQESVAQEKKWLDGKIIIGPLILASVLLAEMIYVLTAGEAVGLTENMIDAKAVGMSLYGPYVLGVELSGILLMSGIVGAYHLGRQKKKVVHRFLEKEQE, encoded by the coding sequence ATGGTTGTTATTTTCTATATGGCGGCTACAATAGCGGTGATTGCCACCCTCCTGGTGATCACCCGGCACAACCTGGTGCATGCCTTGCTTTACCTGGTGGTTTCCTTCCTGGCCGTGGCCATCGTGTTTTATGTGTTGGGTGCCCCTTTCATTGCGTTGCTTGAAATAATAATATATGCCGGGGCCATTGTGGTGCTGCTGATTTTTGTGATCATGATGCTTAACCTAAGGCAGGAATCGGTGGCACAGGAAAAGAAATGGCTTGACGGGAAGATAATCATCGGCCCGCTTATTTTGGCCTCTGTGCTCCTGGCGGAAATGATCTATGTGCTGACGGCCGGGGAGGCGGTAGGCCTTACGGAAAACATGATCGATGCCAAGGCGGTAGGGATGTCCTTATATGGGCCTTATGTGCTGGGCGTGGAGTTGAGCGGTATTTTATTGATGTCGGGCATTGTGGGCGCCTACCACCTCGGAAGGCAAAAGAAGAAAGTGGTCCATCGGTTTTTGGAAAAGGAACAAGAATGA
- the nuoI gene encoding NADH-quinone oxidoreductase subunit NuoI, which translates to MFSIVRSLWITFLHMFHKRDTVQYPEQKNKLTTRWRGRIVLTRDPDMGERCVGCYLCAAACPVDCISLQATEDEHGRRYPEFFRINFSRCIFCGYCEEACPTYAIQLIPDFEMSEYNRQNLVYEKDELLIDGPGKYPGYNFYKVAGVAIGGKGKGENENEMPPVDVKSLLP; encoded by the coding sequence ATGTTTAGTATAGTCCGAAGCCTGTGGATCACTTTTTTGCACATGTTCCATAAACGGGACACGGTACAGTACCCGGAGCAAAAGAACAAATTGACCACGCGGTGGCGGGGGAGGATCGTGCTGACGCGGGACCCCGACATGGGCGAACGCTGTGTGGGCTGCTACCTATGTGCAGCGGCTTGCCCGGTGGATTGTATTTCGCTTCAGGCCACGGAAGACGAACACGGAAGGCGGTACCCTGAATTCTTCAGGATAAATTTTTCACGATGCATATTTTGCGGCTATTGCGAGGAGGCCTGCCCTACTTATGCCATCCAGCTAATACCGGATTTTGAGATGAGCGAATACAACCGGCAAAACCTGGTGTATGAAAAAGACGAGCTGCTGATAGACGGCCCCGGCAAGTACCCCGGATACAATTTTTATAAGGTGGCCGGGGTTGCCATTGGCGGGAAAGGCAAAGGGGAAAACGAAAACGAGATGCCCCCGGTAGATGTAAAAAGCTTATTGCCCTGA
- the nuoH gene encoding NADH-quinone oxidoreductase subunit NuoH produces the protein MDEAIVHRLWIIGGVLAGLLIVAPGLIWLERRMLALWQDRYGPNRAGPFGLLIVLADTLKLFFKEDWVPPFADRFVFVIAPAIVVVTVLLSFIVVPFAPGVIVSDLNVGILYFLAMSSLGAYSIILGGWASNNKYSLLGAMRGAAQMISYEVFMGLSMMGVVLISGSFSLHTIVEAQKGMWFVVPQFVGFVTFLIAGIAETHRLPFDIPESESELIAGFHSEYSSMKFGLFFVGEYLGIILISSLTVSLYFGGWLGPGFLPPLAWFCLKTFAFICFFILLRASLPRPRYDQLMEYGWKILLPVAILNLVVTAGMILFLK, from the coding sequence ATGGATGAAGCCATCGTACATCGATTGTGGATCATAGGCGGGGTGCTGGCCGGGCTTTTGATTGTGGCCCCTGGCCTCATCTGGCTGGAGCGGAGGATGTTGGCTTTGTGGCAGGACCGGTATGGGCCCAACCGGGCGGGGCCTTTTGGCTTGCTGATCGTTTTGGCCGATACCCTTAAACTTTTTTTCAAAGAAGATTGGGTGCCGCCTTTTGCCGACCGGTTCGTGTTTGTAATAGCGCCCGCCATTGTGGTCGTTACCGTCCTGCTGAGTTTTATTGTGGTGCCCTTTGCCCCTGGCGTAATCGTAAGTGACCTTAACGTGGGGATACTTTATTTTCTTGCCATGTCATCGCTGGGTGCCTATAGCATTATCCTTGGCGGGTGGGCTTCCAACAACAAATATTCCCTATTGGGTGCCATGAGGGGTGCCGCCCAGATGATTTCGTACGAAGTGTTCATGGGCCTTTCCATGATGGGCGTGGTGTTGATTTCCGGTTCGTTTAGCCTGCACACCATTGTGGAGGCACAAAAGGGCATGTGGTTTGTCGTTCCCCAGTTTGTGGGGTTTGTCACATTCCTTATCGCGGGCATTGCGGAGACCCACCGGCTTCCATTTGACATTCCCGAGTCTGAAAGCGAGTTGATAGCAGGGTTCCATTCCGAATATTCCAGCATGAAATTCGGTTTGTTTTTCGTAGGGGAATACCTGGGGATTATCCTCATCTCGTCTTTAACGGTATCGCTTTATTTTGGAGGCTGGCTTGGCCCGGGCTTCCTCCCCCCGTTGGCATGGTTCTGCCTGAAGACCTTCGCTTTTATTTGTTTCTTCATACTGTTACGGGCATCGTTGCCAAGGCCACGGTATGACCAATTGATGGAATATGGCTGGAAAATATTGCTGCCTGTTGCCATACTGAACCTGGTGGTGACGGCAGGGATGATTTTGTTTTTAAAATGA
- the nuoG gene encoding NADH-quinone oxidoreductase subunit NuoG, with amino-acid sequence MATLYIDNAPHEIKAGKSLLETCLGLGFDLPYFCWHPALGSVGACRQCAVKVYKDAEDKKGRLVMSCMEPASDNQRISIFDKEAVDFRAGVIEWLMTNHPHDCPVCDEGGACHLQDMTVMTGHAYRRFQYKKRTHTNQDLGPFINHEMNRCIQCYRCVRFYNDYAGGTDFGVFASKANVYFGRYEEGTLENEFSGNLVEVCPTGVFTDKTLKQHYTRKWDLTMSPSICQHCSLGCNVIVGERYGGLRMIANRYHGEVNGYFICDRGRYGYEFVNGEGRILHPVIRQQQVGVGEILTEVATLLKTTKTIGIGSPRASVQSNFVLRELVGKENFYQGISGREQSLAELTLAILKDGPVRTPSMKEVEKSDVVFVLGEDLTNTAPMLALAVRQSIRQQPMKDAEKIKIPDWNDAAVREVIQDKKGPLFVATVAPTKLDGVATGTYRATPGEIARLGFAVAHVLDPTAPAVEGLDEAALGLSGQIAHALQNAERPVVISGSSSQSPAVMQAAANVAWALGKKNRNTGIVLTLPECNSLGLAMVGGKPLDVAFAEVGKGRVDTVIVMENDLYRHGDEDSISHFISGCKNVVVLDHSRHATSDKAHMLIPAGTFAEADGTLVNNEGRAQRFFQVQESANVIKESWRWLLEMGAASGHARTKEWKNFDDITGAISREEKIFSGIDKVSPPSRQRMPDGQRVPRQPHRYSGRTSMLAHLNVSEPKPPEDHDSGMSYTMEGARTLPPSAVVPFFWSPGWNSVQSVNKYQKEIGAALRDDDPGVRLLEQNRENPVKYHAEVPEKFAPVAGRLWLVPVYHIFGSEELSAQSPSVAKRVPGPYLLAHPGDREGLELAEGGVIEFEVEGQECRLPVRWSEGIARGTGGLPIGLKGVPYVGLPAWGIIKK; translated from the coding sequence ATGGCAACCCTATACATCGATAATGCACCACATGAAATAAAAGCCGGCAAAAGCCTACTGGAAACATGCCTCGGCCTGGGCTTTGATTTGCCCTACTTTTGCTGGCATCCTGCCCTTGGCTCCGTGGGCGCGTGCCGCCAATGCGCGGTCAAAGTATACAAAGATGCGGAAGACAAAAAGGGCAGGCTGGTGATGTCGTGCATGGAGCCCGCGTCAGACAACCAAAGGATTTCCATTTTTGACAAAGAGGCGGTGGACTTTCGCGCTGGCGTGATAGAGTGGCTCATGACCAACCACCCCCACGATTGTCCCGTTTGCGATGAAGGGGGCGCCTGCCATCTGCAAGACATGACCGTGATGACAGGCCATGCTTACAGAAGGTTCCAATACAAGAAAAGGACCCATACCAACCAGGACCTGGGGCCCTTCATCAACCATGAAATGAACCGGTGCATACAGTGCTACCGGTGTGTCAGGTTTTACAACGACTACGCGGGCGGCACTGATTTTGGCGTTTTTGCTTCCAAGGCCAACGTGTATTTCGGAAGGTACGAAGAGGGCACGCTGGAGAATGAGTTTAGCGGCAACCTGGTCGAGGTTTGCCCCACCGGTGTGTTTACGGACAAAACTTTAAAGCAACATTATACACGAAAGTGGGACCTCACCATGTCGCCTTCCATTTGCCAACATTGCAGCCTGGGCTGCAATGTCATTGTCGGTGAGCGGTATGGCGGGCTGCGCATGATTGCCAACCGGTACCATGGGGAAGTCAATGGGTATTTTATTTGTGACCGCGGCAGGTATGGGTATGAGTTTGTAAACGGTGAAGGGCGCATCCTGCATCCTGTTATACGCCAGCAGCAAGTTGGTGTGGGGGAAATCCTTACCGAAGTGGCCACCTTGTTAAAAACCACCAAAACCATTGGGATAGGATCGCCCCGGGCATCGGTGCAGTCCAATTTTGTATTGCGTGAGCTGGTGGGCAAGGAAAACTTTTACCAGGGCATTTCGGGCCGGGAGCAGTCCCTGGCGGAATTGACGCTGGCTATTTTAAAGGACGGCCCTGTGAGGACACCCTCCATGAAAGAAGTGGAAAAATCCGATGTGGTTTTTGTGTTGGGTGAAGACCTGACCAACACAGCGCCCATGTTGGCACTGGCCGTCCGGCAGTCCATAAGGCAGCAGCCCATGAAAGACGCGGAAAAAATAAAAATCCCGGACTGGAACGATGCGGCCGTGCGGGAAGTGATACAGGACAAAAAGGGCCCCTTGTTTGTGGCCACGGTAGCCCCAACCAAACTGGACGGGGTGGCCACGGGCACTTACCGCGCAACGCCCGGGGAAATTGCCAGGCTGGGCTTTGCCGTGGCCCATGTTTTGGATCCCACGGCACCTGCTGTGGAAGGCCTTGATGAGGCCGCGTTGGGTTTGTCCGGGCAAATCGCCCATGCCTTGCAAAATGCGGAACGGCCAGTGGTTATCTCCGGCAGTTCCAGCCAAAGCCCTGCGGTAATGCAGGCTGCCGCCAATGTGGCGTGGGCATTAGGGAAGAAAAACAGGAATACCGGCATTGTCCTCACCTTGCCGGAATGCAACTCCCTTGGGTTGGCCATGGTGGGGGGCAAGCCTTTGGATGTGGCCTTTGCGGAAGTAGGGAAGGGCAGGGTGGACACCGTTATCGTTATGGAGAACGACCTGTACCGGCACGGGGACGAAGACAGCATAAGCCATTTCATTTCGGGGTGCAAAAACGTAGTCGTGTTGGACCACTCCCGGCATGCCACTTCCGACAAAGCGCACATGCTGATACCCGCAGGGACTTTTGCGGAGGCCGATGGCACCTTGGTCAACAATGAAGGGCGGGCCCAACGTTTCTTCCAGGTCCAGGAATCGGCCAATGTGATTAAGGAAAGCTGGAGGTGGCTTTTGGAAATGGGCGCGGCCTCAGGCCATGCCCGCACCAAAGAATGGAAAAACTTTGACGATATAACGGGGGCCATTTCCAGGGAAGAAAAAATTTTTAGCGGTATTGATAAGGTATCGCCCCCCTCCCGCCAGCGGATGCCCGATGGGCAGCGTGTTCCCCGCCAGCCACACCGGTATAGCGGCCGCACTTCCATGCTGGCGCACCTCAATGTGAGCGAACCTAAGCCACCAGAAGACCATGATTCGGGAATGTCCTACACAATGGAAGGGGCAAGGACGTTGCCACCCTCTGCCGTGGTGCCCTTCTTTTGGTCGCCTGGTTGGAATTCCGTCCAGTCGGTGAACAAATACCAGAAGGAAATTGGTGCGGCCTTGCGGGATGATGACCCCGGGGTGCGTTTGCTAGAACAGAATAGGGAAAACCCAGTAAAGTACCATGCCGAAGTGCCTGAAAAATTTGCCCCTGTGGCCGGCCGGCTTTGGCTTGTGCCGGTCTATCATATTTTTGGTTCTGAGGAATTGAGCGCACAGTCGCCTTCAGTGGCCAAACGGGTGCCAGGCCCTTACTTGCTGGCCCACCCCGGTGACCGGGAAGGGCTGGAATTGGCCGAAGGCGGGGTTATTGAATTTGAAGTGGAAGGGCAGGAATGCCGGCTGCCGGTAAGGTGGAGCGAGGGCATTGCCCGTGGAACGGGCGGTTTGCCCATAGGGTTAAAGGGCGTGCCCTATGTGGGCCTCCCTGCATGGGGCATCATAAAAAAATAA
- the nuoF gene encoding NADH-quinone oxidoreductase subunit NuoF has product MEKPLTEHIRAGQPPLSLKDYERVGGYAALSKVLKGMPPESVTQLVKDSNLRGRGGAGFSTGLKWSFVPLDAPKPKYLIANADEMEPGTFKDRMLLENTPHQLIEGMVLTAYAIQANESFVFLRWAYKAAASAITTAIQEAYQAGYLGNNILGSGFDLNMHLHIGVGRYMCGEETALLNSLEGKRAIPRAKPPFPQVSGLFGRPTIVNNVETLCNIPHIVNNGAEWFRQLSRTGDAGTKLYGVSGKVKKPGAWELPMGTTMRELIEEHAGGMQDGLKFRGALPGGASTDFLVADHLDVPMDYTSVAAAGSRLGTGTLIVLDDKTCPVGFVENLEHFFAQESCGFCTPCREGLPWVEKILASIDAGQGREKDLELLEYHTRGLAPGHTFCALAPGAMEPLQSALKYFREDFETHIKEHRCPY; this is encoded by the coding sequence ATGGAGAAGCCTTTGACAGAACATATCCGTGCCGGCCAACCTCCACTTTCGCTTAAAGATTACGAGCGGGTGGGTGGCTATGCGGCCTTGTCGAAAGTGCTCAAGGGCATGCCACCGGAGTCGGTCACCCAACTGGTGAAGGACTCCAACCTGCGGGGCAGGGGCGGGGCGGGTTTTTCCACCGGGTTGAAGTGGTCTTTTGTGCCACTGGATGCCCCCAAGCCCAAGTACCTGATCGCCAACGCAGATGAGATGGAGCCGGGCACTTTTAAGGACCGGATGCTTTTGGAGAACACCCCGCACCAATTGATCGAAGGCATGGTCCTTACGGCCTATGCCATTCAGGCCAATGAATCCTTTGTGTTCCTGCGGTGGGCCTACAAGGCTGCGGCATCAGCCATTACCACGGCCATCCAGGAAGCCTATCAGGCGGGGTACCTTGGCAACAATATTCTGGGCTCCGGCTTTGACCTAAACATGCACCTGCACATTGGCGTAGGCCGGTATATGTGCGGGGAAGAAACCGCCCTTCTCAATTCACTTGAAGGCAAAAGGGCCATTCCCAGGGCCAAGCCCCCTTTCCCTCAGGTGAGTGGCCTGTTTGGAAGGCCTACTATTGTGAACAACGTGGAGACCTTGTGCAACATTCCCCATATTGTAAACAACGGTGCCGAATGGTTCCGCCAGTTGAGCCGCACAGGGGATGCGGGCACCAAGCTGTACGGTGTGAGCGGGAAAGTGAAAAAGCCGGGGGCATGGGAGCTGCCCATGGGCACCACCATGCGGGAACTTATTGAGGAACATGCCGGGGGCATGCAAGACGGGCTAAAGTTCCGCGGGGCACTCCCTGGCGGGGCCTCCACTGATTTTCTGGTGGCCGACCACCTGGACGTGCCCATGGACTATACCTCCGTGGCCGCGGCAGGCAGCCGGTTGGGAACGGGCACGCTAATAGTATTGGACGACAAAACCTGTCCTGTCGGGTTTGTGGAAAACCTGGAGCACTTTTTTGCACAGGAATCCTGTGGCTTTTGCACGCCCTGCCGCGAAGGGCTTCCCTGGGTGGAAAAAATTTTGGCGTCCATTGATGCCGGCCAGGGAAGGGAAAAGGATTTGGAATTATTGGAATACCACACAAGGGGCCTGGCGCCCGGGCACACCTTTTGTGCATTGGCGCCCGGTGCCATGGAGCCGCTGCAAAGCGCATTAAAATACTTTCGCGAAGATTTTGAAACGCATATAAAAGAACACCGATGCCCCTACTGA
- the nuoE gene encoding NADH-quinone oxidoreductase subunit NuoE, producing MLTAEEKLEIDEAVQHVPERKAACIEALKVVQSHRRWISDEALKEVAEYMEMSPDALEAVSTFYNLLFRKPVGRHVILLCDSISCWVMGYKELQQHLAQKLGITLGETTADDRFTLLPNCCLGTCDRAPALMIDNDLYRNVTPAQLDGILEKYE from the coding sequence ATGCTGACCGCGGAAGAAAAACTTGAAATAGACGAGGCTGTCCAGCATGTGCCTGAAAGGAAGGCCGCGTGCATTGAAGCCTTGAAGGTGGTGCAATCCCACCGCAGGTGGATTTCTGACGAAGCCCTAAAGGAGGTGGCCGAATACATGGAGATGTCCCCCGATGCCCTTGAGGCCGTCTCCACCTTTTATAACCTCCTTTTTCGCAAGCCGGTGGGGAGGCATGTGATCCTGCTTTGTGACAGCATTAGTTGTTGGGTGATGGGGTATAAGGAATTGCAGCAGCACCTGGCCCAAAAGCTGGGGATAACGCTTGGTGAGACCACCGCGGACGACCGGTTTACCTTGCTCCCCAACTGCTGCCTGGGTACCTGCGACCGCGCCCCGGCCTTGATGATAGACAACGATTTGTACAGGAACGTAACGCCTGCGCAATTGGACGGTATTTTGGAGAAATATGAGTAA
- the nuoC gene encoding NADH-quinone oxidoreductase subunit C/D: MESTIGPTEQLRARFGEDAFTEQVAKDNIASLWLPLDKLKAVLSFVKLELPQPFLFFYDLTAIDERDRKRDPQYPSSHFTLVYHLFSFERNDFLRLKVALEGEYPVAPTVTHLWANANWYEREVYDMFGITFEGHPHLKRILMPLTWEGHPLRKEHPARATEMGPFRLWDDKVDREQSALQFKPEEWGLARHSEGSDFMFLNIGPQHPGTHGVLRIVLQLDGEDIVDAVPDIGFHHRGAEKMAERQSWHTYIPYTDRIDYLGGVNNNLAYLLSVEKLAGINVPPRAQVIRVMMCEFFRIASHLVWFGTFAQDVGQLSPVFYMFTDRERVFDVVEAVCGDRMHPNWFRIGGVAQDLPTGWETLAKKFIKDFPNKLKEYDKLVLRNVLFKARTEGIGIFTDEEAIEWGVTGAGLRATGLEWDFRKKRPYSGYEMYDFDIPTGKNGDCYDRAVVRVEEMRQSLRIIEQCMKNMPEGPYKSDHPLATPPNKKHTLQDIETLITHFLSVTWGPVIPPGEAMVCTEAAKGANSYYAISDGNTSPYRMRIRTPSFAHMQMLPYISRGYTVADLLSILGAMDYVLADIDR, from the coding sequence ATGGAATCAACAATTGGTCCAACAGAACAGCTTAGGGCGCGGTTCGGTGAAGATGCCTTCACTGAACAGGTGGCTAAAGACAATATAGCCTCCCTATGGCTTCCGTTGGACAAATTGAAAGCGGTCCTTTCTTTTGTTAAGCTGGAGTTGCCCCAGCCATTTTTGTTTTTTTATGACCTCACCGCCATAGATGAGCGGGACCGCAAACGGGACCCTCAATACCCTTCCTCCCACTTTACCCTGGTTTACCATCTCTTCTCATTTGAACGAAATGATTTCCTCCGCCTAAAGGTGGCGCTGGAAGGGGAGTACCCCGTTGCGCCCACCGTTACGCATTTGTGGGCCAATGCCAATTGGTACGAGCGCGAAGTGTACGATATGTTTGGGATAACCTTTGAAGGCCATCCCCACTTAAAAAGGATACTGATGCCGCTTACCTGGGAGGGGCACCCCCTTCGAAAGGAGCATCCGGCAAGGGCCACGGAGATGGGGCCGTTCCGGCTGTGGGACGACAAGGTGGACCGCGAGCAATCCGCCCTGCAGTTCAAGCCCGAAGAATGGGGACTGGCAAGGCACAGTGAAGGTTCCGATTTCATGTTCCTCAACATTGGCCCTCAGCACCCGGGTACGCATGGGGTGCTGAGGATCGTGCTGCAACTGGATGGGGAAGACATTGTGGATGCCGTGCCGGACATAGGCTTCCATCATCGGGGTGCCGAAAAAATGGCCGAGCGCCAGTCGTGGCATACCTATATTCCCTACACAGACCGGATCGATTATTTGGGAGGGGTCAACAACAACCTGGCTTACCTCCTTTCCGTGGAAAAACTGGCTGGGATTAACGTGCCGCCCCGTGCCCAGGTTATCCGCGTAATGATGTGCGAATTCTTCCGCATCGCCAGCCACCTGGTGTGGTTTGGGACCTTCGCCCAGGATGTTGGCCAGTTGTCCCCTGTGTTTTATATGTTCACCGACCGCGAACGGGTGTTTGATGTGGTGGAGGCCGTATGCGGGGACCGCATGCACCCCAACTGGTTCCGGATAGGCGGTGTGGCACAGGACCTTCCCACCGGTTGGGAAACATTGGCAAAAAAATTTATTAAGGATTTTCCCAATAAACTAAAGGAGTATGACAAATTGGTTTTGAGGAATGTCCTGTTCAAGGCCCGGACAGAGGGCATCGGGATTTTCACGGACGAGGAGGCCATTGAATGGGGCGTGACCGGGGCGGGATTGAGGGCGACCGGCCTGGAGTGGGATTTTCGTAAAAAGCGCCCTTATTCCGGGTATGAAATGTATGATTTTGACATTCCTACCGGGAAAAACGGGGACTGTTACGACAGGGCCGTGGTGCGCGTGGAGGAAATGAGGCAAAGCCTACGCATTATTGAACAGTGCATGAAAAACATGCCGGAAGGACCCTACAAATCCGATCATCCGTTGGCCACCCCGCCCAACAAGAAGCATACGCTTCAGGATATCGAAACATTGATCACCCATTTTTTAAGCGTGACCTGGGGGCCGGTGATACCTCCCGGGGAAGCCATGGTGTGCACGGAGGCCGCCAAAGGGGCCAACAGCTATTATGCCATTAGTGATGGCAACACTTCGCCCTACCGCATGCGCATCCGGACGCCATCGTTTGCGCACATGCAGATGCTCCCCTATATCAGCCGGGGCTATACCGTGGCGGACTTGCTGAGTATTTTGGGCGCAATGGATTATGTATTGGCAGACATTGACCGGTAA